NNNNNNNNNNNNNNNNNNNNNNNNNNNNNNNNNNNNNNNNNNNNNNNNNNNNNNNNNNNNNNNNNNNNNNNNNNNNNNNNNNNNNNNNNNNNNNNNNNNNNNNNNNNNNNNNNNNNNNNNNNNNNNNNNNNNNNNNNNNNNNNNNNNNNNNNNNNNNNNNNNNNNNNNNNNNNNNNNNNNNNNNNNNNNNNNNNNNNNNNNNNNNNNNNNNNNNNNNNNNNNNNNNNNNNNNNNNNNNNNNNNNNNNNNNNNNNNNNNNNNNNNNNNNNNNNNNNNNNNNNNNNNNNNNNNNNNNNNNNNNNNNNNNNNNNNNNNNNNNNNNNNNNNNNNNNNNNNNNNNNNNNNNNNNNNNNNNNNNNNNNNNNNNNNNNNNNNNNNNNNNNNNNNNNNNNNNNNNNNNNNNNNNNNNNNNNNNNNNNNNNNNNNNNNNNNNNNNNNNNNNNNNNNNNNNNNNNNNNNNNNNNNNNNNNNNNNNNNNNNNNNNNNNNNNNNNNNNNNNNNNNNNNNNNNNNNNNNNNNNNNNNNNNNNNNNNNNNNNNNNNNNNNNNNNNNNNNNNNNNNNNNNNNNNNNNNNNNNNNNNNNNNNNNNNNNNNNNNNNNNNNNNNNNNNNNNNNNNNNNNNNNNNNNNNNNNNNNNNNNNNNNNNNNNNNNNNNNNNNNNNNNNNNNNNNNNNNNNNNNNNNNNNNNNNNNNNNNNNNNNNNNNNNNNNNNNNNNNNNNNNNNNNNNNNNNNNNNNNNNNNNNNNNNNNNNNNNNNNNNNNNNNNNNNNNNNNNNNNNNNNNNNNNNNNNNNNNNNNNNNNNNNNNNNNNNNNNNNNNNNNNNNNNNNNNNNNNNNNNNNNNNNNNNNNNNNNNNNNNNNNNNNNNNNNNNNNNNNNNNNNNNNNNNNNNNNNNNNNNNNNNNNNNNNNNNNNNNNNNNNNNNNNNNNNNNNNNNNNNNNNNNNNNNNNNNNNNNNNNNNNNNNNNNNNNNNNNNNNNNNNNNNNNNNNNNNNNNNNNNNNNNNNNNNNNNNNNNNNNNNNNNNNNNNNNNNNNNNNNNNNNNNNNNNNNNNNNNNNNNNNNNNNNNNNNNNNNNNNNNNNNNNNNNNNNNNNNNNNNNNNNNNNNNNNNNNNNNNNNNNNNNNNNNNNNNNNNNNNNNNNNNNNNNNNNNNNNNNNNNNNNNNNNNNNNNNNNNNNNNNNNNNNNNNNNNNNNNNNNNNNNNNNNNNNNNNNNNNNNNNNNNNNNNNNNNNNNNNNNNNNNNNNNNNNNNNNNNNNNNNNNNNNNNNNNNNNNNNNNNNNNNNNNNNNNNNNNNNNNNNNNNNNNNNNNNNNNNNNNNNNNNNNNNNNNNNNNNNNNNNNNNNNNNNNNNNNNNNNNNNNNNNNNNNNNNNNNNNNNNNNNNNNNNNNNNNNNNNNNNNNNNNNNNNNNNNNNNNNNNNNNNNNNNNNNNNNNNNNNNNNNNNNNNNNNNNNNNNNNNNNNNNNNNNNNNNNNNNNNNNNNNNNNNNNNNNNNNNNNNNNNNNNNNNNNNNNNNNNNNNNNNNNNNNNNNNNNNNNNNNNNNNNNNNNNNNNNNNNNNNNNNNNNNNNNNNNNNNNNNNNNNNNNNNNNNNNNNNNNNNNNNNNNNNNNNNNNNNNNNNNNNNNNNNNNNNNNNNNNNNNNNNNNNNNNNNNNNNNNNNNNNNNNNNNNNNNNNNNNNNNNNNNNNNNNNNNNNNNNNNNNNNNNNNNNNNNNNNNNNNNNNNNNNNNNNNNNNNNNNNNNNNNNNNNNNNNNNNNNNNNNNNNNNNNNNNNNNNNNNNNNNNNNNNNNNNNNNNNNNNNNNNNNNNNNNNNNNNNNNNNNNNNNNNNNNNNNNNNNNNNNNNNNNNNNNNNNNNNNNNNNNNNNNNNNNNNNNNNNNNNNNNNNNNNNNNNNNNNNNNNNNNNNNNNNNNNNNNNNNNNNNNNNNNNNNNNNNNNNNNNNNNNNNNNNNNNNNNNNNNNNNNNNNNNNNNNNNNNNNNNNNNNNNNNNNNNNNNNNNNNNNNNNNNNNNNNNNNNNNNNNNNNNNNNNNNNNNNNNNNNNNNNNNNNNNNNNNNNNNNNNNNNNNNNNNNNNNNNNNNNNNNNNNNNNNNNNNNNNNNNNNNNNNNNNNNNNNNNNNNNNNNNNNNNNNNNNNNNNNNNNNNNNNNNNNNNNNNNNNNNNNNNNNNNNNNNNNNNNNNNNNNNNNNNNNNNNNNNNNNNNNNNNNNNNNNNNNNNNNNNNNNNNNNNNNNNNNNNNNNNNNNNNNNNNNNNNNNNNNNNNNNNNNNNNNNNNNNNNNNNNNNNNNNNNNNNNNNNNNNNNNNNNNNNNNNNNNNNNNNNNNNNNNNNNNNNNNNNNNNNNNNNNNNNNNNNNNNNNNNNNNNNNNNNNNNNNNNNNNNNNNNNNNNNNNNNNNNNNNNNNNNNNNNNNNNNNNNNNNNNNNNNNNNNNNNNNNNNNNNNNNNNNNNNNNNNNNNNNNNNNNNNNNNNNNNNNNNNNNNNNNNNNNNNNNNNNNNNNNNNNNNNNNNNNNNNNNNNNNNNNNNNNNNNNNNNNNNNNNNNNNNNNNNNNNNNNNNNNNNNNNNNNNNNNNNNNNNNNNNNNNNNNNNNNNNNNNNNNNNNNNNNNNNNNNNNNNNNNNNNNNNNNNNNNNNNNNNNNNNNNNNNNNNNNNNNNNNNNNNNNNNNNNNNNNNNNNNNNNNNNNNNNNNNNNNNNNNNNNNNNNNNNNNNNNNNNNNNNNNNNNNNNNNNNNNNNNNNNNNNNNNNNNNNNNNNNNNNNNNNNNNNNNNNNNNNNNNNNNNNNNNNNNNNNNNNNNNNNNNNNNNNNNNNNNNNNNNNNNNNNNNNNNNNNNNNNNNNNNNNNNNNNNNNNNNNNNNNNNNNNNNNNNNNNNNNNNNNNNNNNNNNNNNNNNNNNNNNNNNNNNNCATTTTCTAAATATATTAACAAAAGAACACATAATCCGTATAATACCCAGCTTATTAACAAGTTTGAGGAATTCAAACCATATTCATATTTTGGGTTTACACCAGGGTATCCATCAGGCCGGAAGCCCAATGACTAATCCCTCGGATACTGCAGAGGCACACAAAGTGGGCGACCCTCCCAAGCAAGCAAGCTCCATTCCCATCCTCCAGTGAGTATCGAACCCGGGAGAGATGGTTAAGGGACACAGACCCTCATCCATCTGTGCCAACTTGCGTTGGTAACCATATTCATATTTAGTAATACCACACCGCACACAGATAACCTAGTCTATTAAATGTACTACCAACCCCTACTGTTCTTTTATTATGTCCTTAGAGCTTATGCATCTCTTTCCAGCCTTTCAGATATTGAATTTAgattctttaaattttagatttttattttagaaaataaagtgaaatcttttataattttatttataaaataaatagtaataaatcatactttactcactaaaataaaatttaaaatgtagaGAATACAAATCCTTAAAAAACTTGGTATATCTACACATAATATGTTATCAAAGGGAGGaaatagtattttctatttGCCTCCTCTTTCTCCCACTAGAAGCTTTTCCCTAAGGATATGCTTCCATGTTTGGCACTTAGGCGTGTCTATTTGACTCAAAGTCAACTTGATAAAACTAAACAGTCACGGATTTTTGTCCTTGCACTCACATATCTGCCAATGACTCAAAGTACTCAAAGTAATTGACTTTGCAGCATACCATGTGGGTCCACACTCTCATTAAATTCACCAATGCATGTCCACTTTCAACTTCATCATTCGAATGCTCAAACTcaagtgtgtatatatatataggctTCATTTACTTCACATTTCATATCACCAACGAGCAACTAAACattcttaaaaatattctaCAAATGATGTTGCTTTCTCCTAAGATTAGTTTGAGTGTAGTCATAGCCCTTTCCATTGTAACCATACTTTCATATGCAGATAATAATACTGGAATCTtggaggttgaaattgaagccTTGAAAGCTTTCAAGAACTCCATCACCCTTGACCCAAATGGAACACTTGCTGATTGGATTGAAATCCACCCTCATTGCAATTGGTCTGGCATTCAATGTGACCCTTCTTCAAGCCATGTGATCTCAATTTCTCTGACTTCTCAGCAGCTCCATGGAGAGATTTCACCATTCTTGGGAAATATTTCAAGCCTTCAGGTTCTTGATTTATCTTCAAATTCATTTACCGGCCATATTCCTTATCAGCTAAGTCGTTGCACTCAACTCACTGTGCTTGGTCTCTTTGAGAATTCTCTCTCAGGACCAATCCCTCCTGAGTTAGGAAACTTGAAAAGATTGCAGTATTTGGATTTAGGAAGTAACTTCTTGAATGGAACCCTTCCTGAGAGCATATTCAACATCACTTCTTTGTTGGGAATTGCTTTCAATAACAACAACCTCACAGGCACAATACCATCACACATAGGCAAGCTCCTTAACCTTATTCAGATGATAGGATATGGGAATAGCTTGGTTGGGTCTATACCTCCTTCAATAGGGAATCTTGAAGCTTTGCAGGCTCTTGATTTTAGCCAAAACCAGTTATCAGGTGTAATACCTAAAGAGATTGGAAACCTGACAAATTTACAATCCCTTCTCTTGTTTCAAAATTCATTGTCTGGTAAAATCCCTTCAGAACTTGCTAAGTGTAAGAATCTCTTAAACCTTGAGTTGTATGAAAATCACTTGTCTGGAAGTATTCCTCCTGAGCTAGGAAACTTAGTTCATTTGGAAACATTGAGGATATTCAGCAATAACTTGAACTCCACTATTCCACCTTCCATATTCCAATTGAAATCATTGACACATTTAGGCCTCTCAGACAATAACTTGGAGGGAACAATATCTCCTGAGATAGGATCTTTGAGTTCCTTAACATACCTAACCCTGCATCTAAATAAGTTTACCGGCCGCATCCCTTCATCCATAACAAGCTTGAAAAACTTAACATATCTTTCAATGAGCCAGAATCTTCTTTCAGGTGAAATTCCTTCAGACATTGGTGTGCTTCATAATTTGAAGTTTCTAATCTTGGGCTTCAACCATTTACATGGTTCCATCCCTCCTAGCATTACCAGTTGTACTAGCTTGGTAAATGTAAGCTTAGCTTTCAATTCATTCACTGGCAAAATTCCTGAGGGCTTTTCTAGGATGCCTAATCTTACTTTCCTATCTTTTGCCCACAACAACTTGTCCGGGGAAATCCCGGACGACCTTTTCAACTGCTCAAACCTTCATACACTAAGTTTGGGAGAGAACAATATGAGTGGAGTAATAAAACCAGGCATTCAAAACCTGTTTAAGGTTCAGACTCTGCAGCTGAATGTAAATTCCTTCATAGGATCAATTCCACCAGAGATTGGAAACTTAAGTCAGCTCATCACTTTAACCCTTGCTGAAAACAAGTTATCTGGTTCAATTCCACCAGAATTGTCCAAACTTTTTCTTCTGCAGGGGCTCTCCCTCCATGACAATGAGTTAGAAGGTACAATACCTGATACACTCTCTGGTATCAAACCACTAACAACGCTTTTGCTGCATAGAAACAAGTTGGTTGGTCAGATACCAGATTCTATCTCACAGCTTGATATGCTTTCATATTTGGATCTCCATGACAACAAGCTGAATGGTTCCATTCCAAGAAGCATGGGGAAGCTTAGTAAGCTTTTGATGTTGGATCTCTCTCACAACCACCTCACAGGATCAATTCCTAGTGATGTCATTGCACACTTCAAAGACATGCAGATGTAtctcaacctttcttacaacaACTTTGCTGGAAGTGTTCCATATGAGTTGGGCATGTTGCAAATGGTACAGGCCATTGATATTTCAAACAATAATCTTTCAGGTGTCATTCCCAATAGAATTTCCGGGTGCAGAAATCTGTTCAATCTTGATTTTTCAGGAAACAAGATTTCAGGTCCAATTCCTGCAGAAGCTTTTAGTCACATGGACTTGCTTGAAAACTTGAATCTTTCAAGAAACCATTTAGATGGTAAAATCCCTGAAGTCTTGGCACAACTTGAGCATCTCATTTCCATAGATCTTTCTCAGAATAACTTGAAGGGAACAATTCCTCAGGGCTTTGCCAATCTCTCCAAGCTGATGCATCTCAACCTTTCTTTCAATCAACTTGAAGGCCCTGTGCCCATGACTGGAATATTTGCACATATCAATGCATCTGATATGAAGGGAAACCAGGATCTTTGTGGAGCAAAATTCTTAAGGCCATGCAAAGAAGGTAATAATCATGCTCTATCCAAGAGGAGCATAGCTATTATCGCTGCCCTTGGATCTCTTGCAATACTTCTACTTCTAGTGCTTGTGATTTTGATTCTCA
The genomic region above belongs to Arachis duranensis cultivar V14167 chromosome 3, aradu.V14167.gnm2.J7QH, whole genome shotgun sequence and contains:
- the LOC107481660 gene encoding LRR receptor-like serine/threonine-protein kinase FLS2; its protein translation is MWVHTLIKFTNACPLSTSSFECSNSSVYIYIGFIYFTFHITNEQLNILKNILQMMLLSPKISLSVVIALSIVTILSYADNNTGILEVEIEALKAFKNSITLDPNGTLADWIEIHPHCNWSGIQCDPSSSHVISISLTSQQLHGEISPFLGNISSLQVLDLSSNSFTGHIPYQLSRCTQLTVLGLFENSLSGPIPPELGNLKRLQYLDLGSNFLNGTLPESIFNITSLLGIAFNNNNLTGTIPSHIGKLLNLIQMIGYGNSLVGSIPPSIGNLEALQALDFSQNQLSGVIPKEIGNLTNLQSLLLFQNSLSGKIPSELAKCKNLLNLELYENHLSGSIPPELGNLVHLETLRIFSNNLNSTIPPSIFQLKSLTHLGLSDNNLEGTISPEIGSLSSLTYLTLHLNKFTGRIPSSITSLKNLTYLSMSQNLLSGEIPSDIGVLHNLKFLILGFNHLHGSIPPSITSCTSLVNVSLAFNSFTGKIPEGFSRMPNLTFLSFAHNNLSGEIPDDLFNCSNLHTLSLGENNMSGVIKPGIQNLFKVQTLQLNVNSFIGSIPPEIGNLSQLITLTLAENKLSGSIPPELSKLFLLQGLSLHDNELEGTIPDTLSGIKPLTTLLLHRNKLVGQIPDSISQLDMLSYLDLHDNKLNGSIPRSMGKLSKLLMLDLSHNHLTGSIPSDVIAHFKDMQMYLNLSYNNFAGSVPYELGMLQMVQAIDISNNNLSGVIPNRISGCRNLFNLDFSGNKISGPIPAEAFSHMDLLENLNLSRNHLDGKIPEVLAQLEHLISIDLSQNNLKGTIPQGFANLSKLMHLNLSFNQLEGPVPMTGIFAHINASDMKGNQDLCGAKFLRPCKEGNNHALSKRSIAIIAALGSLAILLLLVLVILILNRGNKLCNSKQKENGENQEPDYRTALALKRFSPRELENATGLFSTDNIIGASNLSTVYKGQLEQGQIVAVKRLNLHQFYANTDKIFKTEASTLSQLRHRNLVKVLGYAWESGKLKALVLEYMENGNLDTIIHDKSVDQSRWTLSERIRVLISIASGLDYLHSGYDFPIVHCDLKPSNILLDRDWEAHVSDFGTARILGLHLQDGNTLSSSAALQGTIGYLAPEIAYIRKVTPKVDVFGFGIIVMEFLTKRRPTGLSEEDDGLPVSLPEAVEKAVANGMKELINIVDPMLAMDDTKGHVDALVGLFKLSLCCTLPNPEDRPNMNEVLSTLMKLQTAR